In Thermotomaculum hydrothermale, a single genomic region encodes these proteins:
- a CDS encoding acyl-CoA dehydratase activase, with the protein MDKAIGIDVGSTTVKLVVINEQKIIINKHIENTKPRIKEQVKKLIEKVKSDLKEENIPIISTGYGRKLVEDAKENLTEITCHAKGIYNALGFGGTLVDIGGQDSKVIVIDKKGRVLDFTMNDKCSAGTGRFLEHTAGKMEISVEEIGKIALNAKKELKISSTCTVFAESEIISLLAYGEEIDAILKGLHRSLVTRIVGMINSVAFTPPIMLSGGVAKNEAIKKMLEEETGYKIFLPKYPQLMGAYGAAIIAFEKYIKNSRGI; encoded by the coding sequence ATGGATAAAGCAATAGGAATTGATGTTGGTTCAACCACTGTAAAATTGGTGGTTATTAATGAGCAAAAGATTATAATCAACAAACACATTGAAAACACAAAACCAAGAATAAAAGAGCAGGTAAAGAAGTTGATTGAAAAGGTAAAAAGCGATTTAAAGGAAGAAAACATCCCGATTATTTCAACAGGCTATGGGAGAAAATTGGTGGAAGATGCAAAGGAAAACCTGACTGAAATAACCTGCCATGCAAAGGGAATATATAATGCTCTTGGATTTGGAGGCACTCTCGTTGACATAGGTGGGCAGGACAGCAAGGTGATTGTTATTGACAAAAAGGGAAGGGTTCTTGACTTTACAATGAACGACAAATGCTCAGCAGGAACAGGCAGATTTTTAGAGCATACCGCAGGAAAGATGGAAATCTCTGTTGAGGAGATAGGGAAAATAGCCCTCAATGCGAAAAAAGAATTGAAGATTTCCTCAACATGCACAGTTTTTGCTGAATCAGAGATAATCTCCCTCCTTGCCTATGGAGAAGAGATAGATGCTATTTTAAAGGGACTGCACAGAAGCCTTGTTACCAGGATAGTTGGAATGATTAACTCTGTTGCCTTTACCCCACCAATAATGCTATCAGGGGGAGTTGCAAAAAACGAGGCTATAAAAAAAATGCTTGAAGAGGAAACAGGTTACAAGATTTTTCTCCCAAAATACCCTCAACTAATGGGGGCATACGGTGCAGCAATTATTGCCTTTGAAAAATACATAAAAAATTCAAGGGGGATATAG